The Papaver somniferum cultivar HN1 chromosome 3, ASM357369v1, whole genome shotgun sequence genome includes a region encoding these proteins:
- the LOC113358570 gene encoding ribulose bisphosphate carboxylase/oxygenase activase, chloroplastic-like isoform X1 → MILGLRINTNRVSFNSTCDNLLINKIRSNSRRGNLVFAKTISSNSEEIDEKLVKNEKKISDQSSWEAKDSEGKDYLYRLGKEADNMNISVGARAGIIDDLFVGSFLGKDSDIVFDYRQKATRTFEYLQGDYYIAPVFMDKVACHLVKNFIVNQLNVKVPLILGIWGGKGQGKTFQTELIFRAMGVEPIIMSAGELESERAGEPGRMIRERYRTASQVIQNQGKMSCLMINDIDAGLGRHGHTQMTVNNQIVVGTLMNLCDNPTRVSIGQDWRASDMTHRVPIIVTGNDLSTIYAPLIRDGRMDKFYWQPTREDIIGIVHRMYEKDGIPRDAVESIVDTFPNQALDFYGAMRSRTYDRSISKWVEEVGGFENLGKTLLKRKKEGKLPTFIPPEQTVEGLLESGNSLIKEQQLIMGTKLSKEYMKNLDD, encoded by the exons ATGATTCTAGGTTTAAGGATAAACACTAATCGAGTGAGTTTTAATAGTACTTGTGATAATTTGTTGATTAATAAGATTAGGTCAAACTCTAGAAGGGGAAATTTGGTTTTTGCGAAGACAATTTCATCGAATTCGGAAGAAATTGATGAGAAATtagtgaagaatgagaagaaaataTCTGATCAGTCTTCATGGGAAGCTAAAGATTCAGAAGGGAAAGATTATTTGTATAGGTTGGGTAAAGAAGCTGATAATATGAATATCTCTGTTGGAGCCAGAGCTGGAATTATTGATGATCTTTTCGTTGGAAGTTTTCTTGGAAAAGACT CGGATATTGTGTTTGATTATCGGCAAAAAGCGACTCGAACGTTTGAGTATCTTCAAGGTGACTATTACATTGCTCCAGTATTCATG GATAAAGTTG CTTGCCATCTCGTGAAGAACTTCATCGTTAATCAACTCAATGTCAAAGTCCCTTTAATCCTAG GTATTTGGGGAGGAAAAGGACAGGGGAAGACTTTTCAGACAGAACTTATTTTCCGGGCAATGGGAGTTGAACCAATTATTATGTCTGCAGGGGAACTAGAATCAGAAAGAGCAG GAGAACCAGGACGAATGATCCGTGAGCGATACCGAACAGCTTCACAAGTGATCCAGAACCAA GGAAAGATGAGCTGTTTGATGATTAATGATATCGATGCTGGGCTAGGTAGACATG GACACACTCAGATGACAGTCAACAATCAAATTGTTGTTGGTACACTGATGAATTTGTGTGATAATCCTACGAGAGTTAGCATTGGCCAAGACTGGAGAGCATCTGATATGACACATAGAGTTCCTATAATCGTTACAGGAAATGACCTCTCGACAATCTATGCTCCCTTGATTCGCGACGGAAGGATGGACAAATTTTATTG GCAGCCAACTCGTGAAGATATCATAGGAATTGTCCACCGAATGTACGAGAAAGATGGTATACCAAGGGACGCAGTTGAGAGCATCGTGGACACCTTTCCTAACCAAG CCTTGGATTTTTATGGAGCTATGAGGTCCCGCACATACGATCGGTCTATCTCTAAG TGGGTAGAGGAAGTTGGTGGTTTTGAGAATCTTGGGAAAACACTTCTCAAACGAAAAAAAGAAGGCAAGCTTCCTACATTCATTCCCCCAGAG CAAACTGTGGAAGGTTTGCTGGAATCAGGTAACTCTCTCATCAAAGAACAACAACTAATTATGGGTACCAAACTTTCCAAGGAATACATGAAAAATCTTGATGATTAA
- the LOC113358570 gene encoding ribulose bisphosphate carboxylase/oxygenase activase, chloroplastic-like isoform X2 has product MILGLRINTNRVSFNSTCDNLLINKIRSNSRRGNLVFAKTISSNSEEIDEKLVKNEKKISDQSSWEAKDSEGKDYLYRLGKEADNMNISVGARAGIIDDLFVGSFLGKDSDIVFDYRQKATRTFEYLQACHLVKNFIVNQLNVKVPLILGIWGGKGQGKTFQTELIFRAMGVEPIIMSAGELESERAGEPGRMIRERYRTASQVIQNQGKMSCLMINDIDAGLGRHGHTQMTVNNQIVVGTLMNLCDNPTRVSIGQDWRASDMTHRVPIIVTGNDLSTIYAPLIRDGRMDKFYWQPTREDIIGIVHRMYEKDGIPRDAVESIVDTFPNQALDFYGAMRSRTYDRSISKWVEEVGGFENLGKTLLKRKKEGKLPTFIPPEQTVEGLLESGNSLIKEQQLIMGTKLSKEYMKNLDD; this is encoded by the exons ATGATTCTAGGTTTAAGGATAAACACTAATCGAGTGAGTTTTAATAGTACTTGTGATAATTTGTTGATTAATAAGATTAGGTCAAACTCTAGAAGGGGAAATTTGGTTTTTGCGAAGACAATTTCATCGAATTCGGAAGAAATTGATGAGAAATtagtgaagaatgagaagaaaataTCTGATCAGTCTTCATGGGAAGCTAAAGATTCAGAAGGGAAAGATTATTTGTATAGGTTGGGTAAAGAAGCTGATAATATGAATATCTCTGTTGGAGCCAGAGCTGGAATTATTGATGATCTTTTCGTTGGAAGTTTTCTTGGAAAAGACT CGGATATTGTGTTTGATTATCGGCAAAAAGCGACTCGAACGTTTGAGTATCTTCAAG CTTGCCATCTCGTGAAGAACTTCATCGTTAATCAACTCAATGTCAAAGTCCCTTTAATCCTAG GTATTTGGGGAGGAAAAGGACAGGGGAAGACTTTTCAGACAGAACTTATTTTCCGGGCAATGGGAGTTGAACCAATTATTATGTCTGCAGGGGAACTAGAATCAGAAAGAGCAG GAGAACCAGGACGAATGATCCGTGAGCGATACCGAACAGCTTCACAAGTGATCCAGAACCAA GGAAAGATGAGCTGTTTGATGATTAATGATATCGATGCTGGGCTAGGTAGACATG GACACACTCAGATGACAGTCAACAATCAAATTGTTGTTGGTACACTGATGAATTTGTGTGATAATCCTACGAGAGTTAGCATTGGCCAAGACTGGAGAGCATCTGATATGACACATAGAGTTCCTATAATCGTTACAGGAAATGACCTCTCGACAATCTATGCTCCCTTGATTCGCGACGGAAGGATGGACAAATTTTATTG GCAGCCAACTCGTGAAGATATCATAGGAATTGTCCACCGAATGTACGAGAAAGATGGTATACCAAGGGACGCAGTTGAGAGCATCGTGGACACCTTTCCTAACCAAG CCTTGGATTTTTATGGAGCTATGAGGTCCCGCACATACGATCGGTCTATCTCTAAG TGGGTAGAGGAAGTTGGTGGTTTTGAGAATCTTGGGAAAACACTTCTCAAACGAAAAAAAGAAGGCAAGCTTCCTACATTCATTCCCCCAGAG CAAACTGTGGAAGGTTTGCTGGAATCAGGTAACTCTCTCATCAAAGAACAACAACTAATTATGGGTACCAAACTTTCCAAGGAATACATGAAAAATCTTGATGATTAA
- the LOC113358571 gene encoding uncharacterized protein LOC113358571 — protein sequence MSFKSGDTITKVLKRVGAEKLGKGVKETVKKFTPSNGSKITMGRAKRGLYGGIHIQFGDQVSEDGGNRTRRTWKPNVQEKRLFSYILDRHVRVKVTTHALRCIDKAGGIDEYLLKTPYQKMDTEIGSYWKSTIEKMYEERGQMDIRFFSPEEKALREARRKGYKGPGQPKKITEELSDLSLTEKESSEVLADSDAHEPLVAQI from the exons ATGTCATTCAAATCAGGGGATACGATTACCAAAGTGTTGAAAAGAGTTGGGGCAGAGAAATTAGGAAAAGGAGTAAAAGAAACAGTGAAGAAATTTACACCAAGTAATGGTAGTAAGATCACAATGGGAAGAGCTAAAAGAGGTCTTTATGGTGGTATTCATATTCAGTTCGGTGATCAAGTTAGTGAAGATGGTGGTAACAg GACAAGGCGAACATGGAAACCAAATGTACAGGAGAAACGACTCTTCAGCTACATACTTGATCGTCATGTTCGTGTGAAGGTCACCACACATGCACTCCGGTGCATTGACAAGGCAGGAGGAATTGATGAGTACCTACTGAAGACGCCATACCAGAAGATGGACACAGAGATAGGTTCTTACTGGAAGTCTACAATTGAAAAGATGTATGAAGAACGTGGGCAAATGGACATAAGATTTTTCTCGCCCGAGGAAAAGGCTCTTAGGGAAGCAAGAAGAAAGGGTTACAAAGGACCAGGACAACCAAAGAAAATCACGGAGGAACTCTCAGACCTTAGTTTGACTGAGAAAGAAAGTAGTGAGGTTCTCGCAGACAGTGATGCACATGAGCCGCTGGTTGCTCAGATTTGA
- the LOC113358572 gene encoding 14 kDa proline-rich protein DC2.15-like yields MAASTSTVLFLTVNLLFFTLVTSTYCPPTPKSTKPKLPPTLAPPKNNPSPKSPVPSTKPASCPRNTLKLAACANVLNGVVNIVIGTPTNSPCCSLINGLVDLEAAVCLCTALRAQVLGIVKVDVSIALSLLLNTCGKKVPSGFLCA; encoded by the coding sequence ATGGCGGCTTCAACATCAACTGTCCTCTTCCTCACCGTAAACCTACTTTTCTTTACTTTGGTAACTTCAACTTACTGCCCACCAACACCAAAGAGTACTAAACCGAAACTCCCTCCAACACTTGCACCACCAAAAAACAACCCATCGCCAAAATCCCCAGTACCATCAACTAAGCCTGCTAGTTGCCCAAGAAACACCCTAAAATTGGCTGCCTGCGCCAATGTGTTAAATGGTGTCGTAAACATTGTTATCGGAACACCAACTAACAGTCCATGTTGCAGTCTCATTAATGGTTTGGTTGATCTTGAAGCTGCTGTTTGTTTATGCACTGCCCTTAGAGCTCAGGTTCTGGGAATAGTCAAAGTTGATGTTTCCATCGCCCTCAGTTTGCTTCTTAATACTTGTGGCAAGAAGGTCCCATCTGGTTTTCTATGCGCGTAA